The genomic segment GAGCGCTGCGGCCGGCCGGCGGGCGACTGCCGAACCGCCCTGGCTGCGGCACGTGCTGCTCGCGGTCGGGCTCGGCTTCCTCTTCTTCTTCCTGCTCCTGCCCTTGCTGGCGGTATTTGCCGAGGCTTTCGCCGCCGGCGGGCGCGCCTATCTGGAAGCCCTGCAGGATCGTGACGCACGGTCGGCGATCGCGCTGACGCTGCTCGTTGCGTTCATCGTGCTGCCGCTCAACATCGGCTTTGGCGTGGCTGCCGCGTGGGCAATCGCCAAGTTCGCGTTTCGCGGCAAGAGCCTGCTGATCACCCTGATCGACCTCCCGTTCGCGGTCTCGCCGGTGGTGGTCGGCCTCGTCTTCCTGCTGATCTTCGGGGCGCAGGGCCTTTTCGGGCCCTGGCTGGCGGCGAACGACATCAAGGTGGTGTTCGCGCTTCCCGCGATCGTTCTGGTGACGATGTTCATTACCCTGCCTTTCGTCGCGCGCGAGCTGATTCCCCTGATGCAGGCGCAGGGCAGGGAGGAGGAGGAGGCCGCGATATCGCTCGGAGCAACCGGCTGGCAGATGTTCCGTCGCGTGACGCTGCCCAACATCCGGTGGGGTCTCCTTTACGGCGTGATTCTCGCCAACGCCCGTGCGATGGGCGAGTTCGGTGCCGTATCGGTGGTCTCCGGGCACATTCGCGGCGAAACCAACACGCTGCCACTGCACGTCGAGATCCTCTACAACGAGTACAACGCAGTCGGTGCCTTCGCATCGGCGTCGGTTCTGGCGCTCCTTGCCCTCGTGACACTGGTCGCGAAGACGGTCGTCGAGTGGCGGATGCGTCGTGAAATGCGCATGCTGTCGAGCGAACCGGCGGCGGAAAACAGCGCACCATGAGCAGCGAGGAAACGGGCGGAGCCGTCTTGCCCCGGCCCTGCGACCGGCTAACGACAGGGGTACGATGACCTTGATGGACGAACACCGATGAGTATCGAAATCCGTTCAATCGGCAAGCGTTTTGGCGCCTTCGTCGCGCTGCAGGACGTCAGCCTGCACATTCCGACGGGTGAGCTGGTCGCCCTGCTGGGACCCTCCGGCTGTGGCAAGACGACCCTGCTGCGGATCATTGCCGGCATGGAAACGGCCGATAGCGGGCGGGTTCTCTTTGCCGGTGAGGAGGCCACCCATGTCCATGCGCGCGACCGAAACGTCGGCTTCGTCTTCCAGCATTATGCCCTGTTCCGTCACATGTCCGTCTTCGAGAACGTTGCCTTCGGTCTGCGTGTCAAGCCCCGCCGGCTGCGTCCTGACGAGGCGGAAATCCGCCGCCGGGTCGGTGAGCTGCTGAAGCTCGTGCAGCTTGACTGGCTGGCCGACCGTTACCCTTCACAGCTGTCGGGCGGACAGCGCCAGCGCATCGCTCTGGCGCGCGCGCTGGCAGTCGAACCACGGGTGCTGCTACTCGACGAACCCTTCGGTGCCCTCGATACCAAGGTACGCAAGGAACTGCGTCGCTGGTTGCGTCGCCTGCACGACGAAATGCACATCTCGAGTGTCTTCGTGACGCACGATCAGGAGGAAGCCCTGGAGGTGGCCGATCGCGTGGTGGTCATGAATCAGGGTCGAATCGAGCAGATCGGCTCTCCCGACGAGGTCTACACGAATCCAGCGTCACCCTTCGTCTATCAGTTCCTGGGCAACGTCAACGTGTTCCACAGCCGGATGCACGGTGCCTGGGCGGAGGTCGGCCGGGAGCAAACCGGAGCCGCTACGAGGGCAGGGGCGACCGCCTACGTGCGACCACACGATATCGAAATCGAGCACCACCCCGTTGTCGGCAGCCTGGAGGCGGTGGTGCAGGAAGTGCACGCCATCGGGCCTGTCGTACGCGTCGAACTGGCACATGCTTCCGAACTGATCGAGGTCGAACTGACGCGCGAGCGCGCCAATGCCCTGGCCCTGGCCAAGGGCCAGCAGGTCTGGTTGAAGCCACGCGAACTCAGGGTTTTTGCGGCAGCGCCAGCGGTGCTCGAAGACGCGGGGTCGGGAATCTAGAGAGTGATCGCGGGCGCACCGGCAGGAAGCCGGATGAATGGTCGCCAAAACCAGCGACGGCGGCTGATAAGCCGGCACATTGTCTGGTACGATGCGCCGTGATGGAGAAAACTCCTGCCATTAAATTCGCTACTTCCCTCTTTCAGCTGACGCTGTTGTGGATTCTGGCAAGCGGCCTTTTCGCTGGCTTCGCTCGCGCCCAGTCGGAGCCGGCGATGCTCGTGATCGCGCATCCGACGATCGCCGAAGACTCCATACCGCGCGCCACGTTGCGTGCCATCCTTGGAATGCGCCTGCAGCGATGGCCCGGCGAAACACCGGTAAAGGTCTTCGTGCTTGCCGACGAGACGCCGGAGCACGCCACCTTCAGCAAGTCCGTCCTGCAGGTCTTTCCGCAACAGTTGCGCATGGCCTGGGACCGGCAGGTCTTTTCGGGCCAGGGCCAGTACCCGGAGATGGTTGCTTCACCACAGGAGATGTTGGCCAGGGTGGCATCCACACCCGGTGCCATTGGTTACGTCAAGGCGAGCGAGGTGACTCCGAATGTGCGTGTGCTCAAGATTCGCTAGGACCGCAGCGAGCATCGTGCTGGCCGGCTGCTTGCTGTCCTGGCACACGGCGTCCCATGCGCTCGACCTGCTTGATGGCGACTTCCAGTTGCACGGCTTTGCTTCGCTGACGCTGGTGACCACGACCGACAACAACTTCTTCGGCCAGAGCGACAACCAGATCAGCAAGGATTTCTCCGAAGTCGGTGTCAATGCCTCGTGGCGTCTGACGCCGGCGCTGCAGCTTTCGGGCGGACTGCTGTCGCGACGGGCGGGCGGCACTGACGACGGCGGCGTGCGGCTCGACTACGGCTTGCTCGACTGGGCGCCGATGTCGAGTGAAGAAGGCCGGGCCGGGATTCGCATGGGGCGGATCAAGACTGCTTATGGTCTGTACAACACGACACGCGACGTCCCCTTCACCCGGCCCAGCATCATCCTGCCGCAGTCGATCTACTTCGAGCGGACGCGCAACCTGACCGTGTCCGCGGACGGTGCCGAGGTGTACGTCGAGCGCTTCGGCGAAGGCGGGACGCTCTCGGCGAGCTTCGCCTATGGGCAGCCACAAACCGATACCGAGGCGGCAAAAGTGCCTCTGGTCGGTCTCGACCGTCCCGGCAAGCTCGATTCAAAGTTGGCGCCCGATCTGCAGATCCTCTATGAGGGGGCCGGCAACAGGTATCGGCTGGCGTTCACGGCGCTGCGTCTCGACCTCAAGTACCAGCCGGGTTACCGGGACATCCTGCAAGCGGGCAGGTTCAGGCTGACGCCACTGATCTTTTCCGCCCAGTACAACGCCGAGAACTGGAGCCTGACCAGCGAATACGCCTTGCGCCGGACTTCCGTCACCGATTTTGGTCCGTACTTCTACAACGGCACCTTCAACGGACAGAGCTATTATGTGCAGGGGACCTATCGGCTGACGCCGCAGTGGGAAGCCCTGCTGCGCTACGATGCCTTCTACGCCGATCAGAACGATCGCGATGGCACGGACTTCGCTGCCGCCACCCGCCTTCCCGGCTTCACCCGCTTTGCCAAGGACTGGACCGTCGGCTTGCGTTTCGACGTCACACCCCAGTTCATGCTGCGCGCCGAGGCGCATTTCGTCGACGGCACAGGCTTCCTGGCGGCGCAGGACAACCCGAATCCGCAGGCCCTGCGCCGCTACTGGGACAACTTCATGCTGCAAGCCTCCTTCCGTTTCTAGTCGCGACGAATGCCGGAAAGAAAACCCCCGACGGGAGACCGTGGCGGATCGCGCTTCCTCAGCCTCAAGTGGAAGGTGCTGCTGACCCTGGGTGCGGTCATGCTGTCGGTCAACGGAGTGCTGTCCTGGTTGCATTATCAGGATCTGATGACCCGCTTCGACGAGCAGCGCGCCGAGACCCGTGCACGCCTGGCGGCACAGGCATTTGCCCTGCGCAACGAGGTTGGCTTGCGGCTGCAGGCACTAGCTGGCGTCCTGGCTGCCCTCGATTCGGTTGGTGTCACCCTGTTCCCGACTTCGGCTGGCAATGCCCTGCTGCGGCAGCACTTCGACAGCTACTGGCCTGCTCTGCAGTACGGCTACGGAATCGACTCGCTGCAGGTCTACCTGACGGGCGGCGAGCAGTTGGCTGCGTGGACCAGTTCTGGCGGGCCTGAGGTCCAGCCGACCGTGCAGGTGACCGAGGTCATCAACAGCGAAAGGGCGACGAGCTGGACAAACTGCAGCGAAGTGTGCACCGAATATGCGGCCGCACCCATCCTTTCGGCGGGAAAGGTGGCCGGCGCTGTCGTCGTCGGCAGTTCTCTGGCTGAGGTCGTCAATTCGTTCCAACGCGTCACCGGCGCCGATCTGGGTGTCCTCGTCCCGCACGTCGGGCCTCTTTCGGAGGCTTCGGGCGACGAAGCCTTTCTGCCGCGGCTCGGTCTGCGAGCCATCCCCCTGAGCAGCATGGGCAGTCATCGGCCTCTCCTGCGCCAGCTGCAGTCACTGCCACAGACTCCCCCTGGTCCCGCGCATGCCTACCTTTCGCTACCTTACGACGGCAGGCAGTTCGAGCTGTCGTTTCTTGTCCTGGATTTCCCCGCGGCAGCTTCCAGGCCGGCGACGATGGTGGTCATCGACGATCTGACGCTGGCGCTGGTCGATATCCACCAGTCCGTGGTGAGCCGCCTGCAGGGCGAGCTGCTGGTTTCACTGGTGTCACTGCTGCTTCTGTCGCTGCTGGTGAACGCCCCGCTGCAGCGTATGGCGCGGACCGCCAATGCGATTCCCCTGCTCGGGCGCAGCGCCTTTGCCGAGGCACGGCGACGGATCGCTCCCCGGCCCCGTCGCCTGGTCGAGGACGAAATCGACAGGCTGGATGAGGCGGCGATCGATCTGTCGTACCGCCTCGAGACGCTCGAGCGCGACGTCGCGGCTCACGCGGCGGTAACCGAGGGAATGCTGCAGCGGATCTCGGTCGAACGGGACTTCAGCCGCAGTCTACTCGATACGGCGCAGGTCATCGTCCTCACGCAGTCCGCTGCCGGTCGCATCCTCACGCTCAATCGCTACGGGCGCCAGCTTGCCGGTCTCGGGGAGGAACAGCTGGCGGCCAGCTCCTTTTTTGAACTCATTGGTGGCGACTCGCTGCAGGTGGCTGCGGCACGGCAGGCCGTGCATGAGATCGCTTCGGGCGATCGTCAGCATGTGCAGCTTGAGTCGATCCTCCAGGGCAAGGGCGGCGAGTCCTACGAGATCACCTGGAATCATTCGCGGTTGGCCGGGCAGCCGGGTGATGCCGTGATGGTGCTGTCAGTCGGTGTCGACCACACCGAACGGAAGTATCTGGCGGAACGTGATCCGCTCACGGGGCTGGTCAATCGGCGCCACTTCCAAGACATCCTGCGCAGGGCCCTGGTCGATGCCCGCCGCTCGCGGCGTGATGGTGCGCTGCTTTAATGTGAAAGAAGCCAGTCTCCAAGCGTGCGCATACAGACCGCGCTGGGTCATGGTGATCGGTTGTCGTGAATCAGGCGGCTGCGGGGATGAAGCCGAAGCGAGTCAGAGCCTTGATCCAGCGAGAGGCGTTGCGCTGCACACAGAGCTGCTCATAGTTGGTGGCGGAATCCCGGTAATAGTCGCCGCGCTTGAGCATGAAGAAGATGGTGCGCAACATCTTGTGGGCGAGCGCGACGATGGCGCGCTTGTGGCCACGACGAACGATCAGCGATTGGAACTTGGCGTGGAACGCTGACTTGGTGCGGCTGGCGGCGTGAGCGAACTCACACAGGAGTCGTCGGACGTAGGGATTGCCCTTGCGAACGCGTCCGGACTTGCGCTTTCCGGCGGACTCGTTGTTGCCCGGACAGAT from the Accumulibacter sp. genome contains:
- the cysW gene encoding sulfate ABC transporter permease subunit CysW, producing MSAAAGRRATAEPPWLRHVLLAVGLGFLFFFLLLPLLAVFAEAFAAGGRAYLEALQDRDARSAIALTLLVAFIVLPLNIGFGVAAAWAIAKFAFRGKSLLITLIDLPFAVSPVVVGLVFLLIFGAQGLFGPWLAANDIKVVFALPAIVLVTMFITLPFVARELIPLMQAQGREEEEAAISLGATGWQMFRRVTLPNIRWGLLYGVILANARAMGEFGAVSVVSGHIRGETNTLPLHVEILYNEYNAVGAFASASVLALLALVTLVAKTVVEWRMRREMRMLSSEPAAENSAP
- a CDS encoding sulfate/molybdate ABC transporter ATP-binding protein, encoding MSIEIRSIGKRFGAFVALQDVSLHIPTGELVALLGPSGCGKTTLLRIIAGMETADSGRVLFAGEEATHVHARDRNVGFVFQHYALFRHMSVFENVAFGLRVKPRRLRPDEAEIRRRVGELLKLVQLDWLADRYPSQLSGGQRQRIALARALAVEPRVLLLDEPFGALDTKVRKELRRWLRRLHDEMHISSVFVTHDQEEALEVADRVVVMNQGRIEQIGSPDEVYTNPASPFVYQFLGNVNVFHSRMHGAWAEVGREQTGAATRAGATAYVRPHDIEIEHHPVVGSLEAVVQEVHAIGPVVRVELAHASELIEVELTRERANALALAKGQQVWLKPRELRVFAAAPAVLEDAGSGI
- a CDS encoding cache domain-containing protein; amino-acid sequence: MPERKPPTGDRGGSRFLSLKWKVLLTLGAVMLSVNGVLSWLHYQDLMTRFDEQRAETRARLAAQAFALRNEVGLRLQALAGVLAALDSVGVTLFPTSAGNALLRQHFDSYWPALQYGYGIDSLQVYLTGGEQLAAWTSSGGPEVQPTVQVTEVINSERATSWTNCSEVCTEYAAAPILSAGKVAGAVVVGSSLAEVVNSFQRVTGADLGVLVPHVGPLSEASGDEAFLPRLGLRAIPLSSMGSHRPLLRQLQSLPQTPPGPAHAYLSLPYDGRQFELSFLVLDFPAAASRPATMVVIDDLTLALVDIHQSVVSRLQGELLVSLVSLLLLSLLVNAPLQRMARTANAIPLLGRSAFAEARRRIAPRPRRLVEDEIDRLDEAAIDLSYRLETLERDVAAHAAVTEGMLQRISVERDFSRSLLDTAQVIVLTQSAAGRILTLNRYGRQLAGLGEEQLAASSFFELIGGDSLQVAAARQAVHEIASGDRQHVQLESILQGKGGESYEITWNHSRLAGQPGDAVMVLSVGVDHTERKYLAERDPLTGLVNRRHFQDILRRALVDARRSRRDGALL